From one Luteolibacter sp. Y139 genomic stretch:
- the rpsK gene encoding 30S ribosomal protein S11, giving the protein MADEETIPAAAEAAPAPAAAATPAPAAAPAAEEAVAPKKDDKKRDIFAEIAGAEETQIKIHKAKGSKNISRGIVHVTATFNNTIVSVTDSNGNTLGWSSAGKMGFKGSRKSTAYAAQVVSQDACRQAMGHGLKEAEVRVKGPGSGRESAVRAVQALGIELISIKDVTPIPHNGCRPKKARRV; this is encoded by the coding sequence ATGGCTGACGAAGAAACCATCCCCGCGGCTGCCGAAGCCGCCCCGGCTCCTGCCGCTGCTGCCACTCCGGCGCCGGCAGCTGCTCCTGCCGCGGAAGAAGCTGTCGCTCCGAAGAAGGACGACAAGAAGCGCGACATCTTTGCCGAGATCGCTGGTGCTGAAGAGACCCAGATCAAGATCCACAAGGCGAAGGGTTCCAAGAACATCTCGCGCGGCATCGTCCACGTGACCGCCACCTTCAACAACACCATCGTCAGCGTCACCGACTCGAACGGCAACACGCTCGGCTGGTCCAGCGCTGGCAAGATGGGCTTCAAGGGCTCCCGCAAGTCCACCGCCTACGCCGCCCAGGTCGTCTCCCAAGACGCCTGCCGCCAAGCGATGGGCCACGGCCTGAAGGAAGCTGAAGTCCGCGTGAAGGGCCCGGGTTCCGGCCGCGAGTCCGCTGTCCGCGCCGTCCAAGCCCTCGGCATCGAGCTGATCTCGATCAAGGACGTCACCCCGATCCCGCACAACGGTTGCCGTCCGAAGAAGGCGCGCCGCGTCTAA
- a CDS encoding BatA domain-containing protein yields MSFLQPLLLWGLLAAAIPIIIHLLNRRRHKTVMWAAMQFLLKATRESRGKKRLRHILILTCRALGVAALAAAAARPLLSNVIGWSSGKPDLVVLLLDRSASMEATPKNGTVPRRELALERVKSALADLEGTRLVLIDSASSQPQDVPSPDVLTSISSTAATDTAADLSTLASRAAEFLSETPGRAEVWIASDMQATSWQPQNDRWATVRAALSSLPEKPKLRVLSLGGEASPNQSIRLLSSRRAGAQLVLDIEITRNDDAATPVNLPLTATLNGVRSTSNVTLAGQVFRFRKTLPIPANEDSGYGWLSIPGDGNLRDNVAFFAYGPARPVKSLLVAPPGEAADYLAIAAAPGGHHGQLVERLDPAQLARLDTEGVAAIFWVAPLPTGQVAESLVRFLTEGGQVLFFAPQADSDATFAAMKWSPVTQSEDGKYFIIDSWDHDDGLLRDGLDGTQVPADHLKAVKRRLPDGEGTTLARWDDGRPFLSRRVFDRGTAWFISSVPDYTWSNLADADVLLPVSQRLVIEGAQRFDTGYLATIGSRAAQPRPGEGRLRLDDYGAPVPSNEAYEAGIHRFGERTMALNRPAAEDDLELLENGEAKSLFEGLDTTFFEDHSTTTRANGSQPLWQAFLVAMLVLLLAEAILCLPKKSSNASPLPGRPTNA; encoded by the coding sequence ATGAGCTTCCTCCAGCCACTGCTGCTCTGGGGCCTGCTCGCCGCGGCGATCCCGATCATCATCCACCTGCTCAATCGCAGGCGGCACAAGACCGTCATGTGGGCGGCCATGCAGTTCCTGCTCAAGGCCACCCGCGAATCGCGCGGCAAGAAGCGCCTGCGCCACATCCTTATCCTCACCTGCCGCGCACTCGGCGTTGCCGCCCTTGCCGCCGCCGCCGCGCGTCCCTTGCTCAGCAATGTGATTGGCTGGAGCAGCGGCAAGCCGGACCTGGTGGTGCTGCTGTTAGACCGCTCCGCGAGTATGGAGGCCACGCCGAAGAACGGCACCGTCCCCCGTCGCGAGCTCGCCTTGGAACGAGTGAAGAGCGCCCTCGCCGATCTTGAAGGCACGCGGCTCGTGCTGATCGATAGCGCCTCCTCCCAGCCGCAGGATGTCCCCAGCCCGGATGTCCTCACCTCGATCTCCTCGACCGCCGCCACCGATACCGCTGCCGACCTCTCCACCCTCGCCTCGCGCGCTGCGGAGTTCCTTTCAGAAACACCGGGCCGCGCCGAAGTCTGGATCGCCTCCGACATGCAGGCCACCAGTTGGCAACCGCAGAACGACCGCTGGGCAACGGTCCGCGCAGCTCTCTCCTCGCTTCCGGAGAAGCCGAAGCTTCGCGTCCTCTCCCTCGGCGGTGAAGCCTCGCCCAATCAATCGATCCGCCTTCTCTCCTCCCGCCGCGCCGGTGCACAGCTCGTGCTCGATATCGAGATCACCCGCAACGACGACGCCGCGACTCCCGTCAATCTGCCCCTGACCGCAACCCTCAACGGCGTTCGTAGTACTTCCAACGTCACCCTCGCCGGCCAAGTCTTCCGCTTCCGCAAGACCCTGCCGATCCCGGCCAATGAAGACTCCGGCTACGGCTGGCTCTCCATCCCCGGCGACGGCAATCTCCGCGACAATGTCGCCTTCTTCGCCTATGGCCCGGCACGCCCGGTGAAGAGCCTGCTGGTCGCGCCTCCGGGCGAAGCGGCCGACTACCTCGCCATCGCCGCCGCTCCCGGCGGCCACCATGGGCAGCTCGTCGAGCGTCTCGATCCCGCCCAGCTTGCCCGCCTCGATACCGAAGGCGTCGCCGCCATCTTCTGGGTTGCCCCGCTGCCCACCGGCCAGGTCGCCGAGTCGCTCGTCCGCTTCCTGACAGAAGGCGGCCAAGTCCTCTTCTTCGCCCCGCAGGCGGACAGCGATGCCACCTTCGCCGCGATGAAGTGGTCTCCCGTCACTCAGTCGGAGGACGGCAAATACTTCATCATCGACTCGTGGGATCACGACGATGGCCTGCTGCGTGACGGCCTCGATGGCACCCAAGTACCTGCCGATCATCTCAAGGCGGTGAAGCGCCGGCTGCCCGATGGCGAAGGCACCACGCTCGCCCGTTGGGATGATGGCCGCCCGTTCCTCTCGCGCCGGGTCTTCGACCGCGGCACCGCATGGTTCATCAGCTCCGTGCCGGACTACACCTGGTCGAATCTCGCCGATGCTGACGTCCTGCTGCCGGTCAGCCAACGCCTCGTCATCGAAGGCGCCCAGCGTTTCGACACCGGCTACCTCGCCACCATCGGCAGCCGCGCGGCTCAGCCACGTCCCGGCGAAGGCCGCCTGCGGCTCGACGACTACGGTGCGCCCGTCCCTTCAAACGAGGCCTATGAGGCGGGCATCCACCGCTTCGGCGAGCGCACCATGGCTCTCAATCGCCCCGCCGCGGAAGACGACTTGGAATTGCTGGAAAACGGCGAGGCCAAGAGCCTCTTCGAGGGCCTCGATACCACCTTCTTCGAGGACCATAGCACCACCACCCGCGCGAATGGCAGCCAGCCGCTGTGGCAGGCCTTCCTCGTCGCCATGCTGGTCCTGCTGCTCGCGGAGGCCATCCTCTGCCTCCCGAAGAAAAGCAGCAACGCATCCCCCCTCCCGGGTCGCCCGACCAACGCCTGA
- a CDS encoding DUF58 domain-containing protein — protein sequence MKYDFLDSGLLARLGSIPVETRVPMLGNVAGKHRSPHRGSSVEFAEYRKYVPGDDTRRLDWKAFARSDRFYIKEFEADTNLRAYFVVDASGSMKFQGQGESKITYANRIAASLSYLLVNQGDAAGLSVCTDKLHLEVPPSRRPAHLQYIFDTIGKLEPSGETGLVPALHTIAEKIGQRAFVVILSDLFTDPQAFSDALQHLRYRKHDICVFHLMDPQELGFEFDRPHRFVDMEDGTSLVVEPTLIADEYHRALREFLTTVKAKCHDAAADYQLVPTNTPLEPLLREFLTARLPKKGHS from the coding sequence ATGAAGTACGACTTCCTCGACAGTGGTCTGCTTGCCCGGCTCGGCTCGATTCCGGTTGAGACGCGGGTGCCGATGCTCGGCAATGTGGCTGGCAAACACCGCTCGCCGCATCGCGGATCCTCGGTCGAGTTTGCCGAATATCGCAAGTATGTTCCCGGCGACGACACCCGCCGCCTCGACTGGAAGGCCTTCGCTCGCTCCGACCGGTTTTACATCAAGGAATTCGAAGCCGACACCAACCTCCGCGCCTACTTCGTCGTCGATGCCTCGGGCTCGATGAAGTTCCAAGGCCAAGGCGAGTCGAAGATCACCTACGCCAACCGCATCGCCGCCTCGCTCTCCTACCTGCTCGTCAACCAAGGCGACGCCGCGGGACTGTCCGTCTGCACGGACAAGCTCCACCTCGAAGTCCCGCCCAGCCGCCGCCCGGCGCACTTGCAGTATATCTTCGACACCATCGGCAAGCTGGAGCCATCCGGAGAAACCGGCCTCGTCCCAGCCCTCCACACCATCGCGGAGAAGATCGGCCAACGCGCATTCGTCGTCATCCTCTCGGACCTCTTCACCGATCCGCAGGCCTTCTCGGATGCCCTCCAGCACCTGCGCTATCGGAAGCACGATATCTGCGTCTTCCACCTGATGGACCCGCAGGAACTCGGCTTCGAGTTCGATCGACCCCATCGCTTCGTCGACATGGAGGACGGCACCTCGCTGGTCGTGGAACCCACCCTCATTGCCGACGAGTATCACCGCGCCCTCCGTGAGTTCCTCACCACGGTGAAAGCCAAGTGTCACGACGCCGCGGCCGATTACCAGCTCGTCCCGACCAATACGCCGTTGGAGCCGCTCTTGCGTGAGTTCCTCACCGCCCGCCTGCCGAAGAAAGGCCACTCATGA
- a CDS encoding DUF72 domain-containing protein → MNHWIGTSGFQYKEWKGSFYPEKLSLPKMLAFYAGVFNSTEINYTFRSLPSDKTIARWDDETPADFRFSLKAPQRVTHFAKLRKCGDAMNEFRQAVKGLGKKLGPVLFQLPETFKADAVLLSEFLASLPKGLHAAFEFRHESWFTDEVFEALAAKNAALCLAESEELTTPRIATADFGYLRLRRDNYTEKEIRDWASFIQAQSEKWKETFAYLKHEDTAAGTGFARKLMAKLEG, encoded by the coding sequence ATGAACCACTGGATCGGCACCTCGGGCTTCCAATACAAGGAATGGAAAGGCTCATTCTATCCCGAGAAGCTGTCCCTGCCGAAGATGCTCGCGTTCTATGCCGGAGTCTTCAACAGCACCGAGATCAACTACACCTTCCGCAGCCTTCCGAGCGACAAGACCATCGCCCGCTGGGATGACGAAACCCCGGCGGACTTCCGCTTCAGCCTGAAGGCCCCCCAGCGTGTGACCCACTTCGCGAAGCTGCGGAAGTGCGGCGACGCGATGAATGAGTTCCGGCAAGCAGTGAAGGGCCTCGGCAAGAAACTCGGCCCGGTGTTGTTCCAGCTTCCCGAGACCTTCAAGGCAGACGCCGTCCTCTTGAGCGAGTTCCTCGCCTCACTTCCCAAGGGCCTCCATGCCGCCTTCGAGTTTCGCCACGAGTCGTGGTTCACGGATGAAGTCTTCGAAGCGCTCGCAGCAAAGAACGCCGCCCTCTGCCTCGCCGAGTCCGAAGAACTGACCACACCCCGCATAGCCACCGCCGACTTCGGCTACCTTCGCCTCCGGCGCGACAACTACACCGAAAAGGAGATCCGCGATTGGGCCAGCTTCATCCAAGCCCAGTCAGAAAAGTGGAAGGAAACCTTCGCCTATCTCAAGCACGAGGACACAGCCGCCGGCACCGGCTTCGCCAGAAAGCTGATGGCGAAGCTCGAAGGCTGA
- a CDS encoding RDD family protein, with amino-acid sequence MHPWYYAQAGQQHGPISKEDLQSKFGAGTLEPDALVWSQGMTEWKPANSVAGLWVSAPPPAPPSQAPSSSPVSLSPYAPPAAAPLSEVDWNGHTASGYVPEGSQIRPWIRYWARTFDSLGFLVFFGTVTSLVAPELSDMGNLLDAIVFFFAYSVYETVLLTLFGTTPFKSLLRVRLRNQDGTRLSFGQALRRTLSVLLFGQGLGIPLIALIATIYSYNRLTNQGITSWDQAGNLAVSHRPVQWWRWLILTGFFAFIVGLIVLNTLLEQEAV; translated from the coding sequence ATGCACCCATGGTACTACGCCCAGGCCGGACAACAGCATGGCCCGATCTCCAAGGAGGACCTCCAGTCCAAATTCGGCGCCGGCACCCTTGAGCCGGATGCCTTGGTCTGGTCGCAGGGCATGACCGAATGGAAACCCGCGAATTCGGTCGCGGGCCTGTGGGTCTCTGCCCCGCCACCGGCTCCCCCGTCCCAAGCGCCTTCCTCTTCTCCAGTTTCGTTATCACCCTATGCGCCTCCCGCCGCCGCACCGTTGAGCGAGGTGGACTGGAACGGCCACACGGCCTCGGGATACGTCCCCGAGGGATCTCAGATCCGGCCGTGGATCCGCTATTGGGCCAGAACGTTCGACAGCCTGGGATTCCTCGTGTTTTTCGGCACGGTGACCTCCTTGGTCGCCCCGGAACTCAGCGATATGGGCAACCTCCTCGACGCGATCGTTTTCTTCTTCGCCTATAGCGTCTATGAAACCGTCCTGCTGACGCTCTTCGGCACCACCCCATTCAAGAGTCTCCTGAGGGTCCGGTTAAGAAACCAGGACGGCACCAGATTGAGCTTCGGCCAGGCGCTACGCCGTACGCTGTCGGTGTTGCTTTTCGGACAAGGACTCGGGATTCCGCTCATTGCTCTTATCGCCACCATCTACTCCTATAACCGCCTGACCAATCAGGGAATCACTTCCTGGGATCAGGCCGGTAATCTCGCCGTCAGCCATCGGCCGGTCCAGTGGTGGAGGTGGCTGATCCTCACCGGATTCTTCGCCTTCATTGTCGGCCTGATCGTCCTCAATACCCTCTTGGAACAAGAGGCCGTCTGA
- a CDS encoding fasciclin domain-containing protein translates to MTTIAKSISSIAAALIFGAGLAQDAPVRPVAPKEHPKDVLEVIAARPDLSLFAEAIKASGVESTLRRSGSWTVMAPTNDAFRALPEGTMTELSKPENRGALTDLVEYHIIRGKMPTSEIGTSEFVTLQGSPIVLKKAAGAVWVGRGEVLVGDLEGTNGVVHVINMVLESNGGE, encoded by the coding sequence ATGACAACGATTGCAAAATCCATTTCATCGATCGCCGCCGCATTGATTTTCGGTGCAGGGCTGGCGCAAGACGCCCCGGTTCGTCCGGTGGCCCCCAAGGAGCATCCAAAGGATGTGCTGGAAGTGATTGCGGCCCGGCCGGACTTGTCGCTCTTCGCCGAGGCGATCAAGGCCTCGGGCGTGGAGAGCACGCTGCGGAGGAGCGGGTCGTGGACCGTGATGGCTCCGACCAACGATGCATTCCGCGCGCTGCCGGAAGGCACGATGACCGAATTGTCCAAGCCGGAGAACCGGGGTGCGCTCACCGATCTGGTGGAGTATCACATCATCCGTGGGAAAATGCCGACGTCAGAGATCGGCACTTCGGAGTTTGTGACCCTGCAAGGCAGCCCAATCGTCTTGAAAAAGGCGGCGGGAGCGGTGTGGGTGGGCCGCGGTGAAGTGCTCGTCGGCGACTTGGAAGGGACCAACGGCGTGGTGCACGTGATCAACATGGTGCTGGAGTCCAACGGTGGCGAGTGA
- a CDS encoding DUF5069 domain-containing protein, with translation MPLPYPTIIPGLRAPSETVSGIVYFGRMLDKIRLAAAGNLPEGWEAARGAAVKKSFDDRCCQFLHIDYLALEAETLKSGKSDEELLEWAFANGHRPTEDELEVWNAFMLKRGWRDSGTERVHSRLAEIGLPPGTVETMFEFIDLDEGRITAPQ, from the coding sequence ATGCCTCTTCCCTACCCCACCATCATCCCCGGCCTCCGTGCCCCGTCCGAAACCGTCAGCGGCATCGTCTACTTCGGCCGCATGCTCGATAAGATCCGCCTCGCAGCGGCCGGCAACTTGCCTGAAGGCTGGGAAGCCGCTCGCGGCGCCGCGGTGAAGAAAAGCTTCGACGACCGCTGCTGCCAATTCCTCCACATCGACTACCTCGCCCTGGAGGCCGAAACGCTGAAGAGCGGCAAGTCCGACGAGGAGCTGTTAGAGTGGGCCTTCGCCAACGGTCACCGCCCCACCGAGGACGAGCTCGAAGTCTGGAACGCATTCATGCTGAAGCGCGGCTGGCGCGATTCCGGGACCGAGCGAGTGCACTCACGCCTCGCCGAGATCGGCCTGCCACCCGGCACGGTCGAGACCATGTTCGAATTCATCGATCTCGATGAAGGCCGCATCACCGCGCCGCAGTAA
- the rpsD gene encoding 30S ribosomal protein S4, which yields MARYTGPRTKISRRFGVALFGSSKALERRNFPPGQHGLRAGRKKKSDYSVALGEKQKLRFQYGVLEKQFRGYYEEAARRRGVTGEILLQLLELRLDNVCYRLGFGNSRQAARQLVNHGHVLVNGKRVDIPSYQVKAGDKIKVGGKPSSQQLALRALDLTQSSPLVDWLTIDKEGLEGTVSRTPERSDIDPLVNEQLIVELYSR from the coding sequence ATGGCTCGTTATACCGGACCCCGCACCAAGATCAGCCGCCGCTTTGGCGTGGCTCTCTTCGGTTCCTCGAAAGCGCTCGAGCGCCGCAATTTCCCGCCGGGCCAGCACGGCCTGCGCGCCGGCCGCAAGAAGAAGAGCGACTACTCGGTCGCCCTCGGCGAAAAACAGAAGCTCCGTTTCCAATACGGTGTGCTTGAGAAGCAATTCCGCGGTTACTACGAAGAGGCTGCCCGCCGTCGTGGTGTGACCGGTGAGATTCTTCTCCAGCTCCTTGAGCTCCGCCTCGACAATGTGTGCTACCGCCTTGGCTTCGGCAACAGCCGCCAAGCTGCACGCCAGCTCGTCAACCACGGCCACGTGCTCGTGAATGGCAAGCGCGTCGACATCCCGAGCTATCAGGTGAAGGCCGGTGACAAGATCAAGGTCGGCGGCAAGCCTTCCTCGCAACAGCTCGCTCTCCGCGCGCTCGATCTTACCCAGTCCAGCCCTCTGGTTGACTGGCTGACGATCGACAAGGAAGGCCTTGAAGGCACCGTCTCCCGCACGCCGGAACGTTCCGACATCGACCCGCTCGTCAACGAGCAGCTGATCGTCGAACTTTACTCGCGCTGA
- a CDS encoding AAA family ATPase → MEDTLSVPPVTPTSTRSDHELPPDDVAAIDQLGKTYAALKAELGKAIIGQDRVIEQLAICLFAKGHALLMGVPGLAKTLLVSSVAKTFDLTFNRIQFTPDLMPADITGTDIIQESGVGGRREFEFVRGPVFANIVLADEINRAPAKTQSAMLEAMQELKVTVLGRSYDLQPPFFVLATQNPVEQEGTYPLPEAQLDRFMFLIEVDYPSAEEEKRIARETTGTARATLNHLLDGHSVLAYQQLVRRVPVPEHLYDYAVSIVRKTRPGTPEAPAWIKDYVAWGAGPRAVQYLILGSKARAALRGSYMASLEDLEAVAVPVLGHRVITNFAAESQGMTSKKVVERLIAEMRED, encoded by the coding sequence ATGGAAGACACCCTCTCCGTTCCGCCCGTCACCCCCACTTCCACCCGCTCGGACCACGAACTTCCCCCTGACGATGTGGCGGCCATCGACCAGCTCGGGAAAACCTACGCCGCCCTGAAGGCGGAGCTCGGAAAGGCCATCATCGGTCAGGACCGCGTCATCGAGCAGCTCGCCATCTGCCTCTTCGCAAAAGGCCACGCCCTCCTGATGGGCGTCCCCGGCTTGGCGAAAACGCTGCTGGTTTCCTCGGTCGCCAAGACTTTCGACCTCACTTTCAACCGCATCCAGTTCACGCCCGACCTGATGCCTGCCGACATCACCGGCACCGATATCATCCAGGAGTCCGGCGTCGGCGGCCGTCGCGAGTTCGAATTCGTCCGCGGCCCGGTCTTTGCCAATATCGTCCTGGCCGACGAAATCAACCGCGCCCCGGCCAAAACCCAGTCCGCCATGCTGGAGGCCATGCAGGAGCTCAAGGTCACCGTCCTCGGCCGCAGCTACGATCTCCAGCCGCCGTTCTTCGTCCTCGCGACCCAGAACCCCGTCGAGCAGGAAGGCACCTATCCCCTGCCCGAGGCCCAGCTCGACCGCTTCATGTTCCTCATCGAGGTCGACTACCCCAGCGCGGAAGAGGAAAAGCGCATCGCCCGCGAAACCACCGGCACCGCCCGCGCCACTCTCAATCACCTGCTCGATGGCCACTCGGTCCTGGCCTACCAGCAACTCGTCCGCCGCGTCCCGGTTCCGGAGCACCTTTACGACTACGCCGTCTCCATCGTCCGCAAAACCCGCCCCGGCACCCCCGAGGCACCCGCGTGGATCAAGGACTACGTCGCCTGGGGTGCCGGCCCGCGCGCCGTCCAATACCTCATCCTCGGCTCGAAGGCCCGTGCCGCCCTCCGCGGCAGCTACATGGCCAGCCTCGAAGACCTCGAAGCCGTCGCCGTCCCCGTCCTCGGCCACCGCGTCATCACCAACTTCGCCGCCGAGTCCCAAGGGATGACATCCAAGAAAGTCGTCGAGCGACTCATCGCAGAAATGCGCGAAGATTGA
- a CDS encoding 3-keto-disaccharide hydrolase, which produces MLRNLLLASFIAGAASAKDADWTPLFDGKSLAGWTSADGGKPSDGWKVEDGAIHRAAKAGDMISAKEYKDFEFEFEWKISAKGNSGVKYRVHKSPGGWLGPEYQVLDDKGHPNGKVPDTTASSIYEIAPAAKDKDLKPVGEWNVSKIVAKGTVLEHWLNGKLSVKIDTTSEEWKKLKEDSKFSKMADFAGPAAGHLLLQDHGDEVWFRNLRIREL; this is translated from the coding sequence ATGCTACGAAACCTACTGCTCGCCTCATTCATCGCCGGTGCCGCTTCCGCGAAAGACGCCGACTGGACGCCTCTTTTTGACGGCAAATCCCTCGCCGGTTGGACCTCGGCCGACGGCGGCAAGCCGAGTGACGGCTGGAAGGTCGAGGATGGTGCCATCCATCGGGCGGCAAAGGCCGGCGACATGATCAGCGCCAAGGAATACAAGGACTTCGAATTCGAGTTCGAATGGAAGATCTCGGCCAAGGGCAACAGCGGCGTGAAATACCGCGTCCACAAGTCGCCCGGCGGGTGGCTGGGGCCTGAATATCAAGTGCTGGATGACAAGGGGCACCCGAACGGCAAGGTTCCCGACACCACGGCCAGTTCGATCTATGAGATCGCTCCGGCGGCCAAAGACAAGGACCTGAAGCCGGTGGGCGAGTGGAATGTTTCCAAGATCGTGGCCAAGGGAACCGTGCTGGAACACTGGCTGAACGGGAAGCTGTCGGTGAAAATCGACACGACCAGCGAGGAGTGGAAGAAGCTGAAGGAAGACAGCAAGTTCTCCAAGATGGCCGATTTCGCCGGTCCGGCCGCCGGGCACCTGCTGCTGCAGGACCATGGTGACGAGGTGTGGTTCCGGAATCTGCGGATTCGCGAACTTTGA
- a CDS encoding arylesterase, whose amino-acid sequence MLALFAGGALWAQDAPDAIGGKKRIVVLGDSITAGYGLDPQEAYPALLQKKVDAASLPYTVTNAGVSGDTTAGGLRRVAWALAKGADVLVVALGGNDGLRGIPPEQTEKNLSGIIDKAREKNPAIKIVIAAMQMPDNMGEEFTTKFKGLFAKVATEKKAALVPFLLEGVGGIESLNQQDRIHPNVEGQTKVAENVWKVLKPEL is encoded by the coding sequence ATGCTGGCGTTGTTCGCAGGCGGCGCACTATGGGCACAGGATGCACCGGATGCAATTGGCGGGAAGAAACGCATCGTCGTGCTCGGCGACAGCATCACCGCCGGCTACGGCCTCGATCCTCAGGAGGCTTACCCTGCCCTGCTGCAAAAGAAGGTCGATGCCGCCAGCCTGCCCTACACCGTGACCAATGCCGGCGTCAGCGGTGATACCACCGCCGGCGGCCTCCGCCGTGTCGCCTGGGCACTCGCAAAGGGAGCCGACGTCCTCGTCGTGGCGCTCGGCGGCAACGACGGCCTCCGCGGAATCCCCCCGGAGCAGACGGAAAAGAACCTCTCCGGCATCATCGACAAGGCCCGCGAGAAAAACCCCGCAATCAAGATCGTCATCGCCGCCATGCAGATGCCGGACAACATGGGCGAGGAGTTCACCACCAAGTTCAAAGGCCTCTTCGCCAAGGTCGCCACCGAGAAAAAGGCGGCCCTCGTCCCCTTCCTGTTGGAAGGCGTCGGCGGCATCGAATCGCTCAACCAGCAGGACCGCATCCACCCCAACGTCGAGGGCCAAACAAAGGTCGCCGAGAACGTGTGGAAGGTCCTGAAGCCCGAGCTCTAG
- a CDS encoding SRPBCC family protein, whose protein sequence is MSTDTTNTVRFHRVLRAKPERVYRAFIDPDAMAKWLPPHGFTGKVHHMEAKVGGTYRMSFTNFNTGSSHAFGGRYLELKPNERLRYDDQFEDPKLPGTMITTVDLREVFCGTEINIVQEGIPAMIPAEACYMGWQESLTLLALLVEPEIPDQM, encoded by the coding sequence ATGTCCACCGACACCACCAACACCGTCCGTTTCCATCGTGTGCTCCGTGCCAAGCCCGAGCGCGTTTACCGCGCCTTTATCGATCCCGATGCGATGGCGAAGTGGCTGCCGCCGCATGGCTTCACCGGCAAGGTGCATCACATGGAGGCGAAGGTCGGCGGCACCTACCGGATGTCCTTCACCAACTTCAACACGGGCAGCAGCCACGCCTTCGGTGGACGGTATCTGGAACTCAAGCCGAACGAGCGGCTGCGCTATGATGACCAGTTCGAGGATCCCAAGCTTCCCGGAACGATGATCACCACGGTGGACCTGCGCGAGGTCTTCTGCGGCACGGAGATCAACATCGTGCAGGAAGGTATTCCTGCGATGATCCCGGCCGAGGCCTGCTACATGGGCTGGCAGGAATCGCTGACGCTGCTCGCCCTGCTGGTCGAGCCGGAGATTCCGGACCAGATGTGA
- a CDS encoding ABC transporter ATP-binding protein: MSSTTSLGSVADAVKRPLLEIHELTKVHRTASHELTVLREVSLTLEEGDSLAIIGPSGSGKTTLLGLCAGLDNATSGSVKLAGQAFEDLNQDARAALRNRLVGFVFQSFQLIPTLTAIENVLVPLELRGETGREKEAEELLREVGLGDRLDHYPLQLSGGEQQRVALARAFIHRPKILFADEPTGNLDADTAGPIVEMLFRLNREAGTALVLVTHDPALAAKARRVVKMSGGRIVAEEVHPQHGH, encoded by the coding sequence ATGTCATCGACCACCAGCCTAGGATCCGTCGCAGATGCTGTCAAACGACCCCTCCTTGAGATCCATGAACTGACCAAGGTCCATCGCACGGCCAGCCATGAGCTGACGGTGCTGCGCGAGGTCTCGCTGACTTTGGAGGAAGGAGACTCGCTGGCGATCATCGGGCCTTCGGGCAGCGGCAAGACGACGCTGCTGGGGCTCTGTGCCGGGCTCGACAACGCGACGAGTGGTTCGGTGAAGCTGGCGGGGCAGGCGTTCGAGGATCTCAATCAGGATGCGCGGGCTGCGCTGCGCAATCGCTTGGTCGGGTTTGTGTTCCAGAGCTTCCAGCTGATCCCGACTCTAACAGCGATCGAGAACGTGCTGGTGCCGCTTGAGCTTCGCGGGGAGACGGGACGTGAGAAGGAGGCGGAGGAATTGCTCAGAGAGGTCGGTCTTGGTGACCGGCTCGATCACTATCCGCTCCAGCTTTCGGGTGGCGAACAGCAGCGGGTTGCCTTGGCTCGTGCTTTCATCCATCGGCCGAAGATTCTCTTCGCTGATGAGCCGACGGGGAATCTGGATGCCGATACTGCGGGGCCGATCGTGGAGATGCTGTTCCGCCTCAATCGCGAGGCTGGCACGGCGTTGGTGCTGGTGACTCACGATCCGGCGCTGGCTGCCAAGGCGCGCCGGGTGGTGAAGATGAGCGGGGGAAGGATCGTGGCGGAGGAGGTGCATCCCCAGCATGGGCACTGA
- the rpsM gene encoding 30S ribosomal protein S13 — MARIFGIEIPNEKRIEASLRYMYGVGATTASRILEQAGIDPDIRTGQLTEDQLVKIATVIQSQGIIIEGDLRREKQAQLKRLTSINCYRGLRHKRGLPVRGQRTRTNARTRKGKRRTVGVKK; from the coding sequence ATGGCACGTATTTTCGGTATCGAAATCCCCAACGAGAAGCGCATCGAAGCGTCGCTCCGCTACATGTATGGCGTCGGCGCGACCACCGCTTCACGCATCCTCGAGCAAGCGGGCATCGACCCGGACATCCGCACCGGTCAGCTGACCGAAGACCAGCTCGTGAAGATCGCGACCGTGATCCAGAGCCAGGGCATCATCATCGAAGGCGACCTTCGCCGCGAAAAGCAGGCGCAGCTCAAGCGCCTCACCTCGATCAACTGCTACCGCGGTCTGCGCCACAAGCGTGGTCTTCCTGTTCGCGGCCAGCGCACCCGCACCAATGCCCGCACTCGCAAGGGCAAGCGCCGCACCGTCGGCGTGAAGAAGTAA